The Pseudoalteromonas spongiae UST010723-006 genome window below encodes:
- a CDS encoding antibiotic biosynthesis monooxygenase family protein: MIAVIFEVTPKANGKARYFEMAQELKSSLNQIDGFISVERFQSLSNPDTFLSLSFWQNEAAVTQWKAHFKHQTAQKKGKEELFSHFRIRVGNIVRDYGSDNHTLKQ, encoded by the coding sequence ATGATCGCAGTAATATTTGAAGTAACTCCAAAAGCTAACGGAAAGGCACGTTATTTTGAAATGGCGCAGGAATTAAAAAGTTCGCTAAATCAAATTGATGGCTTTATTTCTGTCGAACGCTTTCAAAGCCTTTCAAACCCAGACACATTTTTATCGTTATCATTTTGGCAAAACGAAGCGGCGGTAACACAGTGGAAAGCGCATTTTAAGCACCAAACCGCGCAGAAAAAAGGAAAAGAAGAGCTTTTTAGTCATTTCAGAATAAGAGTTGGCAATATAGTTCGCGATTATGGCAGTGACAACCACACACTAAAGCAATAG
- a CDS encoding DUF1328 domain-containing protein — protein MLGWSLTFIVLAIVAALLGFGGIAGAAASIAKILFFVFVALLVLSLILPRVRAPRA, from the coding sequence ATGCTTGGTTGGTCACTTACATTTATTGTTTTAGCAATTGTTGCCGCACTTTTAGGATTTGGTGGCATTGCAGGCGCCGCAGCGAGTATCGCGAAAATTTTATTCTTTGTATTTGTCGCACTGTTGGTACTGTCGCTGATTTTACCCAGAGTAAGGGCACCCAGGGCTTAA
- a CDS encoding ArsR/SmtB family transcription factor — translation MEPNIAYVGSLIGDKARSKMLTALMSGKALTATELSLEADITPQTASSHLMKLVEGELLIERKQGRHKYFQLKNLQVAELIEQMLNISATLSKSKTITGPANERLRKSRICYDHLAGELGVRLLDALVDQGLLIEESTELTLTEAGHDFFCKIGVDFNVLSKRRRPLCKACLDWSERRSHLAGSIGKWVLDDAMNRNWASQDLDSRVIQFTPQGLNAFTKRYGI, via the coding sequence GTGGAACCTAATATTGCTTACGTTGGAAGTCTAATAGGCGATAAAGCCAGATCAAAAATGTTGACTGCTTTGATGAGTGGTAAAGCGTTGACTGCAACAGAGTTATCACTTGAAGCCGACATTACCCCTCAAACCGCCAGCAGTCATTTGATGAAATTAGTTGAAGGCGAGCTATTGATCGAAAGAAAGCAGGGGCGTCATAAATATTTTCAGCTTAAAAACTTGCAAGTTGCTGAACTGATTGAGCAAATGCTAAATATCAGCGCAACGCTATCAAAGAGCAAAACTATTACGGGACCCGCAAACGAAAGGCTAAGAAAATCGCGTATTTGTTACGACCATTTAGCGGGGGAGCTAGGGGTAAGGTTACTTGATGCGTTAGTGGATCAAGGTTTGCTTATTGAGGAATCTACAGAGCTTACGTTGACAGAAGCAGGGCACGATTTTTTTTGTAAGATAGGTGTTGATTTTAACGTACTTAGCAAGCGCCGCCGACCGTTGTGTAAAGCGTGTCTAGATTGGAGCGAAAGGAGAAGCCACCTTGCGGGTAGTATTGGGAAATGGGTGTTAGACGATGCGATGAATCGTAATTGGGCAAGCCAAGACTTAGATTCCAGAGTGATTCAATTTACACCGCAAGGGTTAAACGCCTTTACGAAAAGGTATGGTATTTGA
- a CDS encoding GNAT family N-acetyltransferase, protein MDKIVISQLVDSDRSAVFDLLQNEQTMRFLGPRRPLTDAEAEVWFANEQQAKTRFAFRSVETNEIVGFCGITLLDAELDFGYFIRQKFWGKGLAWLMCKSAIFKLAQSIDLTQVKVFIASDNVGSQKVAHKLGWQIKCVAKNEFESGHLYQIRA, encoded by the coding sequence GTGGACAAAATCGTTATTTCACAATTAGTTGATAGTGATCGAAGTGCTGTTTTTGACTTGCTTCAAAACGAGCAAACTATGAGGTTTTTGGGACCTAGAAGACCTTTGACTGATGCAGAAGCTGAAGTTTGGTTTGCTAATGAGCAACAGGCAAAAACTAGGTTTGCGTTCAGGTCTGTTGAAACTAACGAAATTGTTGGGTTTTGTGGAATTACGCTACTTGATGCTGAGCTCGACTTTGGGTATTTCATTCGACAGAAGTTTTGGGGGAAAGGGCTGGCGTGGCTAATGTGCAAGTCAGCAATATTCAAACTGGCTCAATCCATCGACTTAACCCAAGTTAAAGTTTTCATTGCTTCAGATAATGTGGGTAGCCAAAAAGTGGCGCATAAACTTGGTTGGCAAATAAAGTGCGTAGCTAAGAATGAATTTGAGTCAGGGCACTTATATCAAATACGTGCATAA
- a CDS encoding BLUF domain-containing protein yields MITGLVYLSEATTFFDELDLNCLLINAANTNQKHSITGFLYFKNSQFVQYIEGPANTLDELFLKIKSDKRHRVKMVIDQIELDSRLFPEWSMAYFASPDDCESFGGQIFLNMTRFISNYDMTKGAKKNALINLLGTVKQLNHA; encoded by the coding sequence GTGATTACAGGATTAGTGTATCTCAGTGAAGCAACAACGTTTTTTGATGAATTGGACCTAAATTGTCTGTTAATTAATGCCGCAAATACCAATCAAAAACATTCAATTACCGGCTTTCTTTATTTTAAAAATAGCCAGTTTGTCCAATACATTGAAGGCCCAGCCAATACATTGGATGAATTATTTTTGAAAATAAAATCAGACAAACGCCATAGAGTTAAGATGGTTATTGACCAAATAGAACTTGATAGCAGATTATTCCCAGAATGGTCAATGGCGTATTTTGCTTCTCCTGATGATTGTGAGTCGTTTGGTGGTCAAATCTTTTTAAATATGACCCGCTTTATTAGCAATTACGACATGACCAAAGGCGCTAAGAAAAATGCACTAATAAATCTACTCGGAACGGTAAAACAGCTCAATCATGCGTAA
- a CDS encoding BON domain-containing protein, with translation MNRTFNTLALVTVLSTTALSVNAKDNQWKKEASDAWIDGKAEATLLFNTQLNSFDINTDVDKGVVTLTGKVNHDVDKKLAQELVIGIDGVKEVENRLTVIPDSKNKSEKDDSQIESDFVDAKIATVIKTRLLFDTDISGTSIDVDVEGQNVTLTGEVESEAEKQLAITIAKNADDVENVEDNLRVVKQS, from the coding sequence ATGAATCGTACATTTAATACACTTGCACTAGTTACTGTTTTATCTACAACTGCTCTTTCAGTAAATGCGAAAGACAACCAGTGGAAAAAAGAAGCAAGCGACGCTTGGATTGATGGTAAAGCTGAAGCAACCTTACTTTTCAATACACAGTTAAATTCGTTTGATATTAACACCGATGTAGATAAAGGTGTGGTAACGCTAACGGGTAAAGTAAATCACGATGTTGATAAAAAGCTGGCACAAGAGTTAGTGATTGGTATCGACGGCGTTAAAGAGGTTGAAAACCGTTTAACAGTGATACCAGATAGCAAAAACAAGTCAGAAAAAGACGACAGTCAAATTGAGTCTGACTTTGTAGACGCAAAAATTGCAACGGTAATCAAAACACGCTTATTGTTCGATACAGATATTAGCGGTACGAGCATTGACGTTGATGTTGAAGGCCAGAACGTTACCTTAACAGGTGAAGTTGAATCAGAAGCTGAAAAGCAATTAGCAATTACCATTGCTAAAAATGCAGACGACGTTGAAAACGTAGAAGATAACCTTCGCGTTGTAAAACAGTCTTAA
- a CDS encoding LysR family transcriptional regulator — MAKIDDMALFVHVVKAGGLAAAGRKLGLSPASMTARINQLEMRYGTRLLTRNTRSISLTDVGERFYAGCLRVIEEVENTENMLQESQDTLRGNLRISATSDFGRQYVAPALAEFSSIHPDVSPHLMLTDSLINIIDEGVDIAFRFGNLPDSNLISRQLAKNRRVLCASPDYIKNYGLPQHPKELLKHRCLILERSGQPLNEWYFEINNKRQLIKVAPHLSCSDGEVIRHWAVQGHGIAFKSLIDIREDLSKNKLVLLLDEYVRGFNHSDTEVVGVQAIYASRQYLPMQVKVFLTYFEQWLNHKSIKI, encoded by the coding sequence ATGGCTAAAATTGATGATATGGCGTTGTTTGTTCACGTTGTAAAAGCGGGAGGATTGGCGGCAGCTGGACGAAAATTAGGGCTTTCACCCGCAAGCATGACAGCACGCATTAACCAACTTGAAATGCGTTACGGCACTAGATTATTGACGCGAAATACACGAAGTATCTCGTTAACTGATGTTGGTGAGCGTTTTTATGCTGGCTGTTTACGTGTAATTGAAGAGGTAGAAAATACGGAAAACATGCTTCAAGAATCGCAAGACACTTTGCGAGGAAATTTACGAATATCGGCAACATCTGATTTCGGCCGACAATATGTTGCCCCCGCCCTTGCAGAATTTAGCAGTATTCACCCAGATGTCTCACCTCATTTGATGTTAACTGACAGCTTAATTAACATCATCGATGAAGGGGTAGATATCGCGTTTAGATTTGGTAATTTACCAGACAGTAACCTTATTAGTAGGCAGTTAGCTAAAAATCGACGAGTGCTGTGTGCCTCGCCTGATTACATAAAAAATTATGGATTACCGCAACACCCTAAAGAGTTATTAAAGCATCGATGTCTGATTTTAGAGCGCTCAGGACAACCACTAAACGAGTGGTATTTTGAAATTAATAACAAACGGCAGCTAATAAAAGTAGCGCCGCATTTATCGTGCTCTGATGGTGAAGTAATTAGGCATTGGGCAGTTCAAGGTCATGGTATAGCATTTAAATCGTTGATCGACATAAGAGAAGATCTCTCTAAAAACAAACTTGTATTGCTATTAGATGAATACGTACGAGGGTTTAACCACAGCGATACTGAAGTAGTGGGCGTACAAGCCATTTATGCAAGCAGACAATATTTACCAATGCAGGTAAAAGTATTTTTAACTTATTTTGAACAGTGGTTGAATCATAAATCTATTAAAATATGA
- a CDS encoding LysE family translocator produces MNLDQYATYTIIVTMLLASPGPSVLLSINNGLNFGRKLAAFGVLGNVIAFQLLLLISATSLATIILAFEELLAVIKFFGASYLCYLGIKIYRSAVFQLSTGVSRPSIHSQPWLIFKQAFWVTSLNPKALIFVSALLPQFIYSKTPLIPQVTVLCIISALIHFTIYFSYAALADKAKHLISGNKNRQRFNKISGVTFLLFGIALVIPSFST; encoded by the coding sequence ATGAATCTAGATCAATATGCTACGTATACAATAATAGTTACGATGCTTTTGGCATCCCCAGGCCCATCCGTATTACTTTCAATTAATAACGGTTTAAACTTCGGCAGAAAGCTCGCAGCGTTCGGCGTTTTAGGGAATGTAATTGCATTTCAACTCTTATTACTTATCAGCGCTACAAGTTTAGCAACGATTATTTTGGCGTTTGAAGAATTATTAGCCGTAATAAAATTTTTTGGCGCTAGTTATTTATGTTATTTAGGAATTAAGATTTATCGCTCAGCTGTATTTCAACTAAGTACTGGTGTGTCTAGACCTTCTATACACTCCCAACCTTGGCTAATCTTCAAACAAGCTTTTTGGGTGACATCTTTAAACCCGAAAGCCCTAATTTTTGTATCAGCCTTATTACCTCAATTTATTTACTCAAAAACACCATTGATACCTCAAGTAACTGTGCTTTGTATTATCAGTGCATTGATTCATTTTACAATTTATTTCAGCTATGCCGCACTGGCTGATAAGGCAAAGCACCTAATTAGTGGTAATAAAAACCGTCAACGATTCAATAAAATAAGTGGTGTAACGTTTTTATTGTTTGGTATCGCGCTGGTAATACCGAGCTTTAGTACTTAA
- a CDS encoding fatty acid desaturase family protein, protein MAKVGEQDANYIRRVIVMQRILEWSGRILLVLGFITPWLWLVGVLALATAKILDNMEIGHNVMHGQYDWMNDKHINSKAYEWDIACDGKSWNRVHNFEHHTYTNIIGKDRDFGYGLLRLSNDFRWRVKNLWQFITYLNLSVLFQWGVAYHELAAERVFFGKKKENRDYKVPHSELKTRFFSKGARQLIKDYLIFPLLAGPFFLWVLVGNLIANLLRNLWTSTIIFCGHFTGDVKTFSEKECENETKGQWYYRQALGSSNIKGSKWFHVLTGHLSFQIEHHLFPDMPAKRYREIAPKVQKVFREHGIQYNTGSFFKQYGSVVKRILRYSLP, encoded by the coding sequence ATGGCTAAAGTGGGTGAGCAAGACGCAAATTACATTCGCCGTGTAATCGTTATGCAGCGGATTTTAGAATGGTCGGGGCGTATTTTATTGGTGCTTGGCTTTATTACGCCGTGGCTTTGGCTTGTTGGTGTGCTTGCGCTTGCAACGGCTAAAATACTCGACAATATGGAAATCGGCCACAATGTTATGCATGGCCAGTATGACTGGATGAACGACAAGCATATTAATTCTAAAGCGTACGAATGGGATATCGCCTGCGACGGTAAAAGCTGGAACCGCGTACATAACTTTGAGCATCACACCTATACCAATATTATCGGTAAAGATCGCGACTTTGGTTATGGTTTATTACGCTTATCAAACGATTTTCGCTGGCGAGTAAAAAACCTTTGGCAATTTATCACTTACCTAAATTTAAGTGTGTTATTTCAGTGGGGCGTGGCGTATCACGAGCTTGCCGCTGAGCGTGTGTTCTTTGGTAAGAAAAAAGAGAATCGCGATTACAAAGTGCCACACAGCGAACTAAAAACACGGTTTTTTAGTAAAGGTGCGCGTCAATTGATTAAAGACTATCTAATTTTCCCACTGTTAGCAGGGCCATTCTTTTTATGGGTATTAGTGGGTAATCTAATTGCCAATTTGCTACGTAACTTATGGACATCAACTATTATCTTTTGTGGTCATTTTACTGGCGATGTAAAAACATTCAGTGAAAAAGAATGCGAAAACGAGACAAAAGGGCAGTGGTATTACCGTCAAGCATTGGGCTCATCAAATATAAAAGGGAGTAAGTGGTTTCATGTTCTAACTGGGCACTTAAGCTTTCAAATAGAGCATCATTTATTTCCAGATATGCCTGCAAAACGTTACCGTGAAATTGCGCCTAAAGTGCAAAAGGTATTTCGTGAACACGGCATTCAATACAACACAGGTAGTTTTTTCAAACAATATGGCTCGGTAGTTAAACGTATTTTGCGCTATTCGTTGCCATAA
- a CDS encoding alkene reductase, whose protein sequence is MKNALFNTGKLGNLNTNNKVVMAPMTRSRTAQPGDIPTDLMATYYAQRASAGFIVSEATQISAQGKGYSFTPGIYTQAQIDGWKKVTHAVHNNGGIIFSQLWHVGRMSHSVFHSDGLPVAPSALAPDAQVWIVGDDGVGRMLDCPTPRALSTQEIKGIVADYRQAAANAIEAGFNGVEVHAGNGYLIDQFLRATSNKRDDEYGGSLENRIRFALEIIKAISNEIGAERTAIRLAPFITQRGMNDPEAIDAILLLAKYFDELDIAYIHLAESDWDDAPTVTETFRQQLRKNFSGAIVVAGNYTPEKANDLISDNLVDYVAFGRKFLANPDLPYRLENNLPLNEISDPSTLFGGDERGYTDYPIYGEQ, encoded by the coding sequence ATGAAAAACGCATTATTTAACACCGGTAAACTTGGCAACCTTAATACCAATAATAAAGTGGTGATGGCACCTATGACGCGTTCTCGTACCGCGCAACCTGGTGACATTCCTACAGACTTAATGGCAACTTACTATGCACAACGAGCAAGTGCAGGCTTTATCGTATCGGAGGCCACCCAAATTTCTGCACAAGGCAAAGGGTATTCTTTTACGCCCGGTATTTACACACAAGCCCAGATCGACGGTTGGAAAAAAGTAACCCATGCAGTACATAACAACGGAGGCATTATTTTTTCTCAGCTATGGCATGTAGGCCGCATGTCACATTCGGTGTTTCATTCAGATGGATTACCCGTTGCTCCTAGCGCCTTAGCACCTGATGCACAAGTATGGATAGTCGGTGATGATGGCGTTGGCCGTATGCTTGACTGCCCTACTCCACGCGCATTATCCACGCAAGAAATTAAAGGCATTGTAGCCGACTACCGCCAAGCGGCAGCAAATGCAATAGAAGCAGGATTTAACGGTGTAGAAGTGCATGCTGGAAACGGTTATTTAATTGACCAGTTTTTACGCGCTACCTCTAATAAACGTGATGACGAATATGGTGGCAGCTTAGAAAACCGTATTCGTTTTGCATTAGAGATCATCAAAGCAATTAGCAACGAAATAGGTGCTGAGCGCACAGCGATAAGGTTAGCGCCATTTATAACCCAAAGAGGCATGAACGACCCAGAAGCAATCGATGCTATTTTATTGTTAGCAAAGTATTTTGACGAATTGGACATTGCTTATATTCACCTTGCTGAGTCTGATTGGGATGATGCCCCGACTGTTACCGAAACATTTCGTCAGCAACTTCGTAAAAATTTTTCTGGCGCAATTGTTGTCGCCGGTAATTACACGCCCGAAAAAGCAAACGACCTCATAAGCGATAATTTGGTTGATTACGTTGCGTTTGGTCGGAAATTTCTAGCAAACCCCGATTTGCCTTATCGCTTAGAGAACAACCTACCGTTAAACGAAATTTCAGATCCTAGCACTTTGTTTGGTGGTGATGAACGTGGGTACACCGATTACCCTATTTACGGCGAGCAATAA
- a CDS encoding EAL domain-containing protein, with the protein MFCADCERIDNYLFPETTFWLFLPTFESVNKAIVFCGNGDYPATQVDSHCIRVKVTKRQVNRFLLGLFGEFEPNELNASKITTTDGREPSFADIGRLVPASVLINRLNSEWIINAIEGDNYETHFQPIFELDKHGEVTPFAYEGLFRIRDEFNNIVPPAHAFKLAEGSDLLFSLDLVARRSAVGHFKKSGLNGKLFINFNPSSIYDPSYCLRATASAINVLGIQPQDVVFEITETTSATDESVMRGILNFYRNAGFGVALDDIGSGWSGLNMLHKYRPDYVKIDMDLVRGLHEDPYKQTIVKHLIQIAHDNGSKVIAEGIEHQQELAILREYKADYYQGFLLGKPMLQQSKLTVEAQTQIDNTLKGIN; encoded by the coding sequence ATGTTTTGTGCGGATTGCGAAAGAATCGATAACTACTTATTCCCTGAAACCACGTTTTGGTTATTTTTACCAACCTTTGAGAGCGTGAACAAAGCAATTGTGTTTTGTGGAAATGGTGATTACCCCGCAACTCAGGTTGACTCACATTGCATTCGGGTGAAAGTTACTAAGCGACAGGTTAATCGCTTTTTACTTGGTTTATTTGGCGAGTTTGAACCCAACGAACTAAATGCCTCAAAAATAACAACAACCGATGGAAGGGAGCCTAGTTTTGCTGATATTGGTCGTTTGGTGCCTGCAAGTGTGCTTATCAATCGATTAAACAGTGAATGGATAATTAACGCCATTGAAGGCGACAACTACGAAACGCATTTTCAACCAATTTTTGAATTAGACAAACACGGTGAAGTAACGCCATTTGCTTACGAGGGGCTATTTAGGATCCGTGATGAGTTTAATAACATTGTTCCGCCAGCTCACGCGTTCAAACTAGCGGAAGGCTCCGATTTATTGTTTTCACTTGATTTAGTCGCTCGTCGCTCGGCAGTTGGTCATTTCAAAAAATCAGGACTTAATGGCAAGCTGTTTATCAACTTTAATCCATCGAGTATTTACGATCCATCTTATTGCTTAAGGGCGACAGCCTCAGCCATTAACGTGCTGGGTATTCAACCACAAGATGTGGTATTTGAAATTACAGAAACAACATCAGCAACAGATGAATCGGTAATGCGTGGGATCTTAAATTTTTATCGTAATGCAGGTTTTGGTGTTGCACTTGATGATATTGGCTCGGGATGGTCGGGCTTAAATATGTTACACAAGTATCGCCCTGATTACGTGAAAATAGACATGGATTTAGTGCGTGGTTTACACGAAGATCCGTATAAACAAACAATTGTGAAGCATCTTATTCAGATAGCGCATGACAATGGCAGCAAAGTGATCGCAGAGGGCATAGAACATCAGCAAGAATTAGCGATACTGCGCGAATATAAGGCGGATTACTATCAAGGCTTTTTATTAGGTAAACCCATGCTGCAACAATCAAAACTAACTGTTGAAGCGCAAACACAAATAGATAATACGCTAAAAGGCATTAATTAA
- a CDS encoding mechanosensitive ion channel family protein yields the protein MSITLEKFWSLINEKLTHWLEITIKNLPNMVIALVIFIVFLVLSKWISGWIKKLLNRIFESSQIAGLITGICRMVIIVIGFFFALDIMGLSKAVASLLAGAGIIGLAIGFAFQDMTENLIAGIVMGIRKPFRVGDIIEAGDTFGTVERINLRNTLIENFYGQMAIVPNKILFKNELLNYSRLRKRRIEVPVGISYADDVDKARDVLTHAINDLDGVIKQSETAVYASEFADSSVNLLVWFWIDYPGEIGFMEMRHKAVATIHKTLEQNDILIPFPIRTLDFNAKGGHSLQDIQSQDK from the coding sequence ATGTCGATTACATTGGAGAAGTTTTGGTCTCTTATAAATGAAAAGCTCACTCATTGGCTTGAAATAACCATAAAGAATTTGCCCAACATGGTAATTGCGCTTGTTATCTTCATTGTGTTTTTAGTTTTATCTAAATGGATATCGGGTTGGATAAAGAAGTTACTTAACCGCATTTTTGAGTCATCACAAATTGCCGGCCTTATTACAGGCATTTGTCGCATGGTGATTATTGTTATTGGTTTCTTTTTCGCACTCGACATTATGGGGCTGTCAAAAGCAGTAGCATCATTACTTGCGGGTGCGGGTATTATTGGCCTTGCTATTGGCTTTGCTTTTCAAGATATGACCGAAAACCTAATTGCAGGCATTGTAATGGGTATTCGTAAACCATTTCGCGTTGGCGATATTATAGAAGCGGGCGATACCTTTGGCACCGTAGAGCGTATTAACCTGCGCAATACTCTAATAGAGAACTTTTATGGTCAAATGGCCATAGTGCCCAACAAAATCCTGTTTAAAAACGAGCTATTAAATTACTCGCGCCTACGTAAACGTCGTATTGAAGTACCTGTGGGGATTTCTTACGCAGACGATGTAGATAAAGCACGAGACGTACTTACCCATGCTATTAATGATCTTGATGGCGTAATTAAACAATCTGAAACTGCAGTATATGCCAGCGAGTTTGCTGACAGCTCAGTAAACCTGCTTGTATGGTTTTGGATAGACTACCCAGGCGAGATTGGCTTTATGGAAATGCGCCACAAAGCGGTTGCCACTATTCATAAAACACTTGAACAAAACGACATTCTTATTCCATTCCCAATCCGTACTTTGGACTTTAACGCAAAGGGTGGCCACTCTTTGCAAGATATACAGAGTCAAGATAAGTAA
- a CDS encoding ferritin-like domain-containing protein: MSNSNYNLTPVKELVKVLNGGIEFYKEAKTKVSSQSLEIIFDRMISEKERAAAELQPLVVLDEGEVETDSDLVVSMRETYTKVLSVVSTDKEHTYIAQLEEVEDRVLDKIEAALEEPLPAPYFSTLKLIQNSMQACHDEMKALQEVTA, translated from the coding sequence ATGTCAAACTCGAATTACAACTTAACCCCGGTAAAAGAGCTTGTGAAAGTTTTAAATGGCGGTATCGAATTTTATAAAGAAGCTAAAACAAAAGTCTCTAGCCAAAGTCTTGAAATCATCTTCGACCGCATGATTTCTGAGAAAGAGCGTGCCGCGGCTGAATTGCAACCATTAGTAGTGCTTGATGAAGGTGAAGTCGAAACGGACAGCGACTTAGTTGTATCAATGCGCGAAACATATACCAAGGTGTTGTCGGTAGTAAGTACTGACAAAGAGCATACTTACATTGCCCAACTTGAAGAAGTTGAAGACCGCGTGCTTGATAAAATTGAAGCTGCGCTTGAAGAGCCATTGCCAGCCCCTTACTTCAGTACGTTAAAACTGATTCAAAACAGCATGCAAGCGTGTCATGACGAGATGAAAGCATTGCAAGAAGTAACCGCTTAA
- a CDS encoding flavin reductase family protein, producing MNVLLNPLSNWFSKQFFHHTSMAGYIEPVIQLFKPSWRDGYYRAKVVVVQAIANRTLAIELKTESRWPTHKAGQHIELTLEINGRLVTRVFTIASSPNQAMHEGVIRLVVKQQDAGAFTPYLARLQVNSWVNISKPKGAFLLPQSGAVTFFAAGSGITPFIAMLHQNLHEQVDPIHLVYYAKANEHLVVAELESLSNRLANFTFTLLSRSSDGDVIEKLSEFHNSKWLVCGPNDFYKTIQNYAEAHQISISSEHFSLVNLHVHGDEKAHFQVDHGGIKFTADNQQPLLAQFQANKINVPYGCGMGICHQCQCVKKKGVVRDMRTGKLSDYGEELIQLCVSQVVSDVEFKA from the coding sequence ATGAATGTTTTGTTAAACCCACTTTCTAACTGGTTCAGTAAACAGTTTTTCCATCACACATCGATGGCGGGATATATTGAGCCTGTAATTCAATTATTTAAGCCAAGTTGGCGCGATGGTTATTATCGAGCCAAGGTGGTTGTGGTTCAGGCTATTGCTAATCGAACACTTGCGATTGAGTTAAAAACAGAGTCCCGTTGGCCAACGCATAAAGCGGGGCAGCATATTGAACTAACGTTAGAGATTAACGGCCGATTAGTTACGCGTGTATTTACTATTGCTTCAAGCCCGAATCAGGCAATGCACGAAGGGGTGATCCGTTTAGTGGTTAAGCAGCAAGATGCGGGGGCATTTACCCCTTATTTAGCGCGCTTACAGGTTAATTCGTGGGTTAATATTTCAAAACCCAAGGGAGCGTTTTTATTACCGCAAAGCGGTGCGGTTACTTTTTTCGCTGCTGGCTCTGGCATTACGCCATTTATTGCGATGCTGCATCAAAACCTACACGAACAGGTGGATCCTATCCATTTGGTGTACTACGCAAAAGCAAATGAGCATCTAGTGGTGGCGGAACTTGAGAGCTTAAGCAATCGCTTAGCAAATTTTACCTTTACCTTACTTAGTCGAAGTAGTGACGGCGATGTTATTGAAAAGCTATCGGAGTTTCATAATTCAAAGTGGCTGGTGTGTGGTCCAAATGATTTTTATAAAACTATTCAAAATTATGCAGAAGCCCATCAGATATCAATTTCAAGTGAGCATTTTTCGTTAGTTAATTTGCATGTACACGGTGATGAAAAAGCGCATTTTCAGGTGGACCATGGCGGCATTAAATTTACAGCCGACAACCAACAGCCACTTTTAGCGCAGTTTCAAGCAAACAAAATTAATGTGCCTTATGGCTGTGGCATGGGTATTTGTCATCAATGCCAATGCGTAAAGAAAAAAGGCGTAGTGCGAGATATGCGCACCGGTAAATTATCAGATTACGGTGAAGAGTTAATTCAATTATGTGTATCGCAAGTGGTGTCAGATGTGGAGTTTAAAGCGTGA
- a CDS encoding VOC family protein, whose product MQLNHALLLASDLDEMSQFLIRTLGLKKGQRPPFGFAGVWLYDELNVPCIHIAKRDDINPVQSFYLGHHETHSSIPSLPTVDHLAFTSNDYHRIKERLTRLNMPFVEREIPEANEHQVFIKGPDGLKIEILFSSNDIH is encoded by the coding sequence ATGCAATTGAATCACGCACTATTGCTAGCATCGGATTTGGATGAAATGTCTCAGTTTTTAATACGAACACTTGGTTTGAAAAAAGGACAACGTCCGCCATTTGGTTTTGCAGGTGTTTGGTTGTATGACGAACTCAATGTGCCTTGTATCCACATTGCAAAAAGAGATGACATTAACCCTGTGCAATCTTTTTATTTAGGGCATCACGAAACGCATAGTTCAATACCGAGCTTGCCAACGGTAGACCATTTAGCGTTTACCTCAAATGACTACCACAGAATAAAAGAACGTTTAACAAGGTTAAACATGCCATTTGTTGAACGAGAAATCCCTGAAGCAAACGAACATCAAGTATTTATCAAAGGTCCTGATGGCCTAAAAATCGAAATTCTATTTTCGAGCAATGACATTCACTAA